In Camelina sativa cultivar DH55 chromosome 16, Cs, whole genome shotgun sequence, a single window of DNA contains:
- the LOC104753738 gene encoding uncharacterized protein LOC104753738 gives MEKLALAVVVSARKLRAYFQSHSIVVLKGIIYRYGVPHEIVTDNGPQFISSQFEGFCAKWKIRLSKSTPRYPQGNGQAEAMNKVILTNLKKRLDSCKGRWPDELQGVPLGNPNNSSMGYKRDTFFFSIWG, from the coding sequence ATGGAAAAGCTGGCTTTAGCAGTTGTAGTTTCAGCAAGGAAGTTGCGAGCGTACTTTCAATCACATTCGATTGTCGTCCTAAAGGGCATAATCTACCGGTATGGCGTTCCGCACGAAATCGTCACGGATAACGGCCCACAGTTCATCTCCTCGCAATTCGAGGGATTCTGTGCTAAATGGAAAATACGGCTTAGCAAGTCAACTCCTCGTTATCCGCAAGGGAATGGACAAGCCGAAGCGATGAACAAGGTTATACTGACTAATTTAAAGAAAAGGTTGGATTCTTGCAAAGGGCGCTGGCCAGACGAACTCCAAGGAGTACCTCTAGGCAATCCGAACAACTCCTCGATGGGCTACAAACGAGACACCTTTTTCTTTAGTATATGGGGTTGA
- the LOC104753739 gene encoding uncharacterized protein LOC104753739 yields MPLKRHEAPDGASSIIGIMISIIGIFAFPAFMVYDFIQDFNEIPIVPKIELASMEFTVHNITQNHLSANWDLSIRISDDLPGNYICLQGDLQASFLYKNVTLATSSPEKYYNLNYQDPQLLKVSAALVFDKDISSSIGKDIIREIQKKKEVQFASRFTLTDCRENTTGVMSYECDEITLRFEPGSEEMKATTVFGNHPNCVNI; encoded by the exons ATGCCTCTGAAGAGGCATGAGGCTCCTGATGGAGCGTCTAGTATTATTGGTATTATGATTAGTATTATTGGTATCTTTGCTTTTCCAGCttttatggtttatgatttCATACAAGATTTCAACGAAATCCCCATCGTTCCGAAAATAGAGTTAGCTTCTATGGAGTTCACGGTGCACAATATTACACAGAATCATCTTAGTGCAAATTGGGATTTGTCCATAAGGATCTCTGATGATCTACCTGGTAATTATATATGTCTTCAAGGAGACCTTCAAGCTTCCTTTCTTTACAAGAATGTTACTCTCGCTACCTCATCCCCTGAAAA ATACTACAACCTTAACTACCAAGACCCACAGCTTCTTAAGGTTTCAGCTGCTCTTGTTTTCGATAAAGATATTAGCAGTTCCATTGGAAAAGACATTATAAGAGAgatacaaaagaagaaggaagtgcAGTTCGCATCGCGGTTTACTCTAACTGATTGCAGAGAAAACACAACAGGAGTTATGAGTTATGAGTGCGATGAAATCACCTTGAGGTTCGAACCTGGATCAGAAGAGATGAAGGCGACTACTGTGTTTGGGAACCATCCGAACTGCGTCAATATTTGA
- the LOC104753737 gene encoding uncharacterized protein LOC104753737 produces MAQKEQTTSEKVGSVVFYVILAAVLIFLFVFAIEQSNRKIRVPAIELASIDFTVHNITENRLSTNWDLSIRIHGDLPGYYICLQGDVQASFLYKNVTLAISSPQKYKDLKYYNPQILKLSENITEEDIGGLIGKDIIKDVKKRKEVQFSLTDCRKKSTGVMSYACNEATLRFEPECESEMKATVFGKHPTCTSF; encoded by the exons ATGGCACAGAAAGAACAAACCACAAGTGAGAAGGTCGGTTCAGTGGTCTTCTATGTTATTTTGGCAGCcgttctgatttttcttttcgtcTTTGCAATCGAACAAAGTAATCGCAAAATCCGTGTGCCGGCAATAGAATTAGCTTCTATAGATTTCACGGTGCACAATATTACGGAGAATCGTCTTAGCACAAATTGGGATTTGTCCATAAGAATCCATGGTGATCTTCCTGGTTATTATATATGTCTTCAAGGAGATGTTCAAGCTTCCTTTCTTTACAAGAATGTCACTCTGGCTATCTCATCCCCACAAAA ATACAAAGATCTCAAATACTATAATCCTCAGATTCTTAAGCTTTCAGAAAACATTACGGAAGAAGATATTGGCGGTTTGATTGGAAAAGATATTATAAAAGATGTCAAAAAGAGGAAAGAAGTACAGTTTTCTCTTACTGATTGCAGAAAAAAATCGACAGGAGTTATGAGCTATGCGTGCAATGAAGCCACCTTGCGGTTCGAGCCAGAGTGTGAGTCTGAGATGAAGGCCACTGTGTTTGGGAAACATCCAACCTGCACCAGTTTTTAA
- the LOC104753740 gene encoding uncharacterized protein LOC104753740, which yields MSHDPIHRVCDVVCIMAFIGGIALLVWGLHIQTPPPDIKLASMNFTVLNITENRLSANWDLSISLPDYLPGYYICLQGDVQASLLYKNVTLATSSPQKYYNLFRDTRYYNIIKYHDSQLIKVSALVSGENISGSIGKDIIEDIKIKKEVHFTSLFSLTDCRKKATGVINYACHEATLRFEPGSEMKANVFGKHPKKLAGVELN from the exons ATGAGTCACGACCCGATTCACCGCGTGTGCGATGTCGTTTGCATCATGGCCTTTATTGGTGGTATAGCTCTTTTGGTTTGGGGCTTGCATATACAAACTCCACCGCCGGATATAAAATTAGCTTCTATGAATTTCACGGTGCTTAATATAACAGAAAACCGTCTTAGTGCAAATTGGGATTTATCCATAAGTCTCCCTGATTATCTTCCTGGTTATTATATATGTCTTCAAGGAGATGTTCAAGCTTCCTTGCTTTACAAGAATGTTACTCTTGCTACCTCATCCCCACAAAA ATACTACAATCTCTTTCGCGATACACGATATTACAACATAATCAAATACCACGATTCGCAACTTATTAAGGTTTCAGCACTTGTTTCCGGTGAAAATATCAGCGGTTCGATTGGAAAAGACATTATagaagatataaaaataaagaaggaagtGCACTTCACATCGCTGTTTTCTCTTACCGATTGTAGAAAAAAAGCGACAGGAGTTATAAACTATGCGTGCCATGAAGCCACTTTGAGGTTTGAACCTGGATCGGAGATGAAGGCGAATGTGTTTGGGAAACATCCAAA GAAGCTGGCAGGTGTAGAATTAAACTGA